A genomic segment from Bradyrhizobium sp. ISRA430 encodes:
- a CDS encoding AraC family transcriptional regulator, with protein MTRAGAYGQKLGQFLHLKEAPPSLVTRSLRSTELAVTETRNDNPVPGLSGSLAAEDAFLVSLKLHNYPDCELWERGKCIMTANVHAGTTYLYDLKRDPRYVIDKPFHSLFFYIPRSALDGIAEQSGAPRVDELDCRIGIGHDDAIVRHIGASLQQGLRRPDETNQLFIDHMMFALTAHVAQTYGGLQRAAEPSRGGLAPWQVRRACDRLESDLGGKLTLQAIAAELGLSVSHFSRAFRISTGLPPHQWLLQQRVKAAKQLMSVRDLPLSEIAISAGFANQSHFTRVFSALVGVSPGAWRRETQGAPGRET; from the coding sequence ATGACACGGGCTGGCGCCTACGGACAGAAGCTCGGGCAGTTCCTGCATCTCAAGGAGGCGCCGCCTTCGCTGGTCACGCGTTCGCTGCGCAGTACCGAACTTGCGGTTACCGAGACGCGGAATGACAATCCGGTGCCGGGTCTGTCCGGCTCGCTCGCCGCCGAGGACGCATTTCTCGTCAGCCTGAAGCTCCACAATTACCCTGACTGCGAGCTCTGGGAGCGTGGCAAATGCATCATGACGGCGAACGTCCACGCGGGCACGACTTATCTGTACGACCTCAAGCGCGACCCGCGCTACGTGATCGACAAGCCGTTCCACTCCCTGTTCTTCTACATTCCGCGCTCGGCGCTCGACGGCATCGCGGAACAGTCCGGCGCGCCACGCGTGGACGAGCTCGATTGTCGGATTGGCATCGGGCATGACGACGCCATCGTCCGCCACATCGGTGCTTCATTACAGCAGGGGCTGCGCCGGCCGGACGAGACCAACCAGCTTTTCATCGACCATATGATGTTCGCGCTGACGGCACACGTGGCGCAGACCTATGGCGGACTTCAGCGCGCGGCCGAACCCAGCCGCGGCGGTCTTGCGCCGTGGCAGGTGCGGCGCGCCTGCGACAGGCTCGAGTCAGATCTCGGCGGCAAGCTGACGTTGCAGGCGATCGCAGCCGAGCTTGGCCTCTCGGTCAGCCATTTCTCGCGGGCATTTCGCATCTCCACCGGACTGCCGCCGCACCAGTGGCTGCTGCAGCAGCGCGTGAAGGCCGCCAAGCAGTTGATGAGCGTACGCGATCTGCCACTGTCGGAGATCGCGATATCGGCGGGCTTTGCCAATCAAAGTCATTTTACGCGGGTGTTCTCCGCGCTGGTCGGTGTCAGTCCGGGCGCGTGGCGGCGCGAAACGCAGGGCGCGCCGGGTCGCGAGACGTGA